The proteins below come from a single Malus domestica chromosome 03, GDT2T_hap1 genomic window:
- the LOC103427062 gene encoding phenylacetaldehyde reductase has product MSNGEGKVVCVTGASGYIASWLVKLLLQRGYTVKASIRDPNDPTKTEHLHALDGAQDRLQLFKANLLEEGSFDSAVEGCEGVFHTASPFYHDVTDPKAELLEPAVKGTLNVLNSCAKSPSIKRVVLTSSIAAVAYNGKPRTPDVVIDETWFTDPDVCKESKLWYVLSKTLAEDAAWKFVKEKGIDLVTINPAMVIGPLLQPTLNTSAAAVLNVIKGARTFPNASFGWINVKDVANAHIQAFESPTASGRYCLVETVAHFSEVVRILRELHPTLQLPEKCADDKPFVPTYQVSKEKAKTLGVEFIPLDVSLKETVESLKEKGFVSF; this is encoded by the exons atgagcaaCGGAGAGGGGAAGGTCGTGTGCGTCACCGGTGCGTCCGGTTACATTGCTTCATGGCTCGTCAAGCTTCTTCTCCAGCGCGGCTACACCGTCAAGGCCTCCATTCGCGACCCAA ATGATCCAACTAAGACAGAGCACTTGCATGCGCTTGATGGAGCTCAAGACAGACTTCAACTTTTCAAAGCAAATCTATTGGAAGAAGGTTCCTTTGACTCTGCTGTTGAGGGTTGTGAAGGCGTATTCCATACTGCATCCCCCTTTTATCATGATGTCACAGACCCAAAG GCAGAACTACTTGAACCTGCAGTAAAGGGAACCCTTAATGTTCTTAATTCGTGTGCGAAATCACCATCAATCAAACGGGTGGTTTTGACATCTTCTATAGCCGCAGTTGCATATAATGGAAAACCTCGAACGCCTGATGTAGTAATTGATGAGACTTGGTTTACAGATCCAGATGTTTGTAAGGAATCAAAG CTATGGTATGTGCTTTCAAAGACTTTGGCTGAGGATGCTGCCTGGAAATTTGTAAAGGAGAAGGGTATTGACTTAGTTACAATTAACCCTGCAATGGTGATAGGTCCTCTGTTACAGCCAACACTTAATACAAGTGCTGCAGCAGTTTTGAATGTTATTAAGG GAGCTCGAACATTTCCAAATGCAAGTTTTGGATGGATTAATGTTAAAGATGTTGCCAATGCACATATTCAAGCATTTGAGAGTCCTACCGCTAGTGGCAGATATTGTTTGGTGGAGACAGTTGCCCACTTCTCAGAAGTTGTGAGAATTTTACGTGAGCTGCACCCTACTTTGCAACTTCCAGAGAA GTGTGCGGACGACAAGCCTTTTGTGCCAACATATCAAGTCTCCAAGGAGAAGGCGAAAACCTTGGGTGTCGAATTTATTCCACTAGACGTTAGCCTCAAGGAAACAGTTGAAAGCTTGAAGGAAAAAGGTTTTGTCAGTTTCTGA